From one Mytilus edulis chromosome 1, xbMytEdul2.2, whole genome shotgun sequence genomic stretch:
- the LOC139488014 gene encoding multiple epidermal growth factor-like domains protein 11, which translates to MLLVLLIHTAIQWTIRAQHNLTPFGTASQSSRFIRSTPDGAILPPISNRFTLETCSTTNVDGAPKAWWMFQFSFLSAFITDISIYYREDSAYRMDGFRLYVTNTSTIPPDGYLCYEDPDPGLPNITQNIPCNQLGKYVIYYDTKGDVLTNTGPVVELCYVAINGCQMGRWGPNCTEACSSICVNQHCHPANGSCIWGCDPQKCVNGRCDIHTGACTEGCVTGWVGQYCTCGKC; encoded by the exons ATGTTATTAGTCCTTCTAATCCACACAGCTATCCAGTGGACAATAAGAGCCCAAC ATAATCTTACACCATTTGGGACAGCTTCCCAAAGTTCTAGGTTTATAAGAAGCACACCTGATGGTGCAATATTGCCACCTATATCAAATAGATTTACTTTGGAAACATGTTCAACCACAAACGTGGACGGTGCACCAAAAGCATGGTGGatgtttcaattttcatttttgtctGCATTTATTACAGATATAAGTATATACTACAGAGAGGATT CTGCCTATCGTATGGATGGATTTAGATTATATGTGACCAACACATCAACTATTCCACCTGATGGTTATCTCTGTTACGAAGATCCTGATCCTGGTCTCCCAAACATTACTCAGAATATTCCCTGTAATCAACTTGGAAAATATGTCATTTATTACGATACTAAAGGTGATGTTCTAACAAATACCGGACCGGTAGTTGAATTGTGTTATGTTGCTATAAATG GTTGTCAAATGGGTAGATGGGGGCCAAATTGTACCGAAGCATGTTCATCTATATGTGTTAACCAACACTGTCATCCTGCAAATGGTTCCTGCATTTGGGGATGTGATCCCCAAAAATGTGTTAATGGAAGATGTGATATTCATACGGGTGCTTGTACAGAAGGATGTGTAACAGGATGGGTCGGACAATACTGTACCTGTGGCAAATGTTAG